A window of the Candida orthopsilosis Co 90-125, chromosome 1 draft sequence genome harbors these coding sequences:
- a CDS encoding Sqs1 protein (S. cerevisiae homolog SQS1 has role nuclear mRNA splicing, via spliceosome, positive of ATPase activity, maturation of SSU-rRNA, positive regulation of helicase activity), with product MPGRGNKKARGSTRGRRGGRGGRGGSSRGRIINHNRARGNKGKSSHSEYNSSAQHQSLFDPDSLWMPSGEMAQAGHNYGRRAYGKFTEEIEYTAQHQDRIMSRKFRDRPMVFVKAKEMYNPNELLYKLTQNKQEDPFRTVIDEEFKSISLDSDNEEEESVIEWAHDKKDSDIEDSAEHSHSQHVIEAVETMQSTDEITPDETVVVDEEEEEEEESIIESVTDQTNSDSGDVVEEDESQIGSNINGSQNTGGVITNTSLNEGISKEKVSDYSPITQSNTVPSHTVEREQIKSASIPSNSVRIASTHVVEEPFEEVSEDELEIFIDDPNYTDEQNIMEQNDVTEDEESQTGSETEKEYGFLAEDYEFDVSKISVTNVRFGINNQYYVKCHELTGFEDDFSWIDEDEVIDFALSNGVKEHRLSKFLSHITSGMIDQDKDNDEADDDVYISSGSEEGDDEEDEDEFDEDQDDYPYDSDDNLDDLIRYSKSNTQGLIPMQDRDFSNNIPAKKRRNFDNLGIGQDLQDSLIEQIINYRKNKKQQKQRNKAQQTEDAILSHDLLIKYPDSLTISQIGHEFTSFLQDESRTTLSFPTLDSHGNKTLQSMAAAYNMQTDKCGRHNVRHYIKVTKTRKTYKNIPNFNRINAIMRGRPVFHRMDVKREKKSKDSKLKRGGGGNEPRAKFKEGDVVGAEAPEIDQSNLGRIMLEKLGWSRGQGLGRGNSGINEPIVAKVKMSKTGIR from the coding sequence ATGCCAGGTAGAGGAAACAAAAAAGCCAGAGGATCAACAAGGGGCCGTCGTGGTGGTCGTGGTGGTCGTGGTGGAAGCCTGAGAGGAAGAATAATAAACCACAATAGAGCTAGAGGTAATAAAGGCAAATCATCACATTCTGAATACAATTCGTCAGCGCAACACCAGTCTTTGTTTGATCCAGACTCATTATGGATGCCGAGTGGAGAGATGGCACAGGCAGGACACAACTATGGCAGGCGTGCTTATGGGAAATTTACCGAAGAAATTGAGTACACAGCACAACATCAAGATAGAATAATGTCTCGTAAATTTAGAGACAGGCCTATGGTATTTGtgaaagcaaaagaaatgtATAATCCGAATGAGCTTCTATATAAGCTAACACAGAATAAACAGGAAGATCCATTTCGAACTGTTATAGACGAAGAATTCAAAAGCATATCTTTGGACTCTgacaatgaagaagaggaatCAGTAATAGAATGGGCACACGATAAGAAGGATTCAGATATAGAAGACTCTGCTGAACATAGCCATTCACAGCACGTGATTGAAGCCGTTGAAACAATGCAGTCGACAGATGAAATCACACCAGATGAGACAGTAGTTGTTGAcgaggaagaagaagaagaagaagaatcaaTAATAGAGTCAGTAACTGATCAAACAAATTCAGACAGTGgagatgttgttgaagaagacgaAAGCCAGATTGGGCTGAATATCAACGGTTCGCAAAATACTGGTGGTGTCATTACAAACACTTCACTTAACGAGGGCATTTCGAAGGAGAAAGTATCCGACTATTCGCCTATAACCCAATCAAATACTGTACCTTCACATACGGTTGAAAGAGAGCAAATTAAGAGCGCATCAATACCAAGCAATTCAGTTCGTATTGCGCTGACACATGTTGTAGAGGAACCATTCGAGGAGGTTTCTGAGGATGAGttggaaatttttattGACGATCCAAACTATACTGATGAGCAAAATATAATGGAACAGAATGACGTAACTGAAGACGAAGAGTCACAGACGGGACTGGAAACAGAAAAAGAGTATGGATTTTTGGCTGAAGACTACGAATTCGATGTGTCCAAGATATCGGTTACCAATGTTCGTTTCGgcatcaacaatcaatacTATGTGAAATGTCATGAACTCACTggttttgaagatgatttttCTTGGATAGATGAGGATGAGgtgattgattttgcattATCGAATGGGGTAAAGGAACACCGATTATCCAAATTCCTATCTCACATCACATCTGGTATGATAGATCAGGATAAAGACAACGATGAAGCCGATGATGATGTCTATATCAGTAGTGGTAGTGAAGAAGGtgacgatgaagaggatgaagatgaatttgatgaagatcaAGATGATTACCCTTACGATTCAGATGATaatttggatgatttaATACGTTATTCGAAGTCAAATACACAAGGACTAATACCCATGCAAGATCGTGACTTCTCCAACAATATACCTGCTAAAAAGAGACGCAATTTTGACAATCTTGGTATTGGTCAAGATTTACAAGATTCGttaattgaacaaattatAAACTATCGTaagaacaagaaacaacaaaaacaacgCAACAAAGCTCAACAAACTGAAGATGCAATCTTGAGTCATGATTTATTGATTAAATACCCTGATTCACTAACCATTTCTCAAATTGGCCATGAATTTACTTCATTTTTACAAGATGAATCACGTACAACGTTAAGTTTCCCTACTTTAGATTCCCATGGAAACAAGACATTACAAAGTATGGCTGCGGCTTACAATATGCAAACTGATAAATGTGGTCGTCATAATGTACGCCATTATATCAAGGTTACCAAAACTAGGAAAACATACAAGAATATACCCAATTTCAATCGGATTAATGCTATTATGCGAGGACGACCAGTTTTTCATCGTATGGATGTTAAAcgagaaaagaaaagtaaGGATAGTAAATTGAAAcgtggtggtggtggaaaTGAGCCTAGAGCTAAGTTTAAAGAAggtgatgttgttggtgctgaAGCACCTGAAATCGATCAACTGAATTTAGGTAGAATTATGTTGGAGAAGTTAGGATGGAGTCGAGGACAAGGATTGGGTAGAGGTAATTCAGGTATTAATGAACCCATTGTTGCTAAAGTAAAGATGTCCAAGACCGGTATTCGATAG
- a CDS encoding Mse1 protein (S. cerevisiae homolog MSE1 has role translation and localizes to mitochondrion) yields the protein MWKYPIRLNIRSKSRCFTKRRYYSQFDLDEIEAPKRKSINPDTPARTRFAPSPTGFLHLGSLRTALYNYLLAKNTKGHFIVRIEDTDQNRLVEGAEQNIFDTLKWCKLDIDESPIHGGPYGPYRQSERKEIYQKYAQILLENGLAYKCYCSKERLLELRESAKLLKPPTNVTYDRKCLSKHVPEEGSYIIRFKSPYNYPKFTDLLHGELNLQPQYNSKDQRYDDFVIIKNDGMPTYHFANVVDDHLMKITHVIRGEEWLPSTPKHIALYDAFGWTPPKYIHIPLLTSLQDKKLSKRKGDFNIFSLREQGILPEALVNFVALFGWAPPRELNVKSSEMFNLDQLVQQFSLDQLTKGNAKVSDSKLHFFQKEHFQRILQDEDALKTLVDKFYPKFKVLSKGKSVDYLLALLHDLGPNLDSIQGVADHRYLFEDVDYTNVKPPKNITQAKQIVDDIIVNGIDDAIERLSSQGVPKKTIFMTLRTALSGGKPGLPIPALISLLSEKECLKRISSYRDSLS from the coding sequence ATGTGGAAATATCCTATTCGACTAAATATACGGTCCAAACTGCGATGCTTTACCAAACGTCGCTACTACAGTCAATTCGATCTTGACGAAATAGAAGCACcgaaaagaaaatcaatcaatccTGATACTCCAGCGCGTACAAGATTTGCCCCATCACCAACAggatttcttcatcttggGTCCTTGCGGACGGCATTATACAATTACTTACTTGCCAAAAATACGAAGGGACATTTCATAGTTCGAATTGAAGATACTGATCAGAATAGACTAGTGGAAGGAGCGGAACAAAATATATTTGATACTTTGAAATGGTGCAAGTTGGATATCGACGAGAGTCCCATTCATGGAGGACCATATGGGCCATATAGACAATCCGAGCGTAAGGAGATATACCAGAAATACGCACAAATATTACTAGAAAATGGGCTTGCTTACAAGTGCTATTGCTCGAAGGAAAGATTACTTGAATTGCGAGAAAGtgcaaaattgttgaaaccaCCTACAAATGTGACTTATGATAGAAAATGCCTTAGTAAACATGTCCCAGAAGAAGGATCTTATATAATCAGATTCAAATCGCCATACAATTACCCTAAATTTACTGACTTGCTACATGGAGAGTTGAATTTACAACCGCAGTACAACTCTAAGGATCAACGATATGACGACTTCGTAATTATCAAAAACGATGGCATGCCTACATACCATTTTgcaaatgttgttgatgacCATCTCATGAAAATAACCCATGTGATTCGTGGAGAAGAGTGGCTACCTTCCACACCTAAGCATATTGCATTATACGATGCATTTGGATGGACACCACCaaaatatatacatattCCCTTGTTGACATCTCTACAAGATAAGAAGTTGTCGAAAAGAAAAGGtgatttcaatatattTCTGTTGCGAGAACAAGGTATCTTACCTGAAGCTTTGGTTAATTTCGTTGCATTATTCGGATGGGCCCCACCAAGAGAATTGAATGTGAAATCAAGTGAaatgttcaatttggatcAGTTAGTGCAACAGTTTTCTTTGGATCAGTTGACGAAAGGCAATGCCAAGGTGAGTGATTCGAAATTAcattttttccaaaaggagcattttcaaagaattcttcaagatgaagatgcatTGAAAACGTTAGTGGATAAATTCTACCCAAAATTTAAGGTTCTCAGTAAAGGCAAGAGCGTGGATTACCTCCTAGCTTTGTTACACGATCTTGGTCCGAACTTGGATAGTATTCAGGGAGTAGCAGATCACAGATATCTTTTTGAAGATGTCGACTACACAAATGtcaaaccaccaaaaaaTATTACTCAAGCAAAGCAAATTGTCGATGATATAATAGTGAATGGTATCGATGACGCCATTGAGAGATTATCCTCGCAAGGAGTCCCCAAAAAGACCATTTTCATGACCTTAAGGACTGCACTTAGTGGGGGTAAACCAGGGTTACCAATACCTGCATTGATATCCCTTCTAAGTGAAAAAGAGTGTTTGAAACGGATATCTTCATATAGAGATTCTTTACTGTAA
- a CDS encoding Ssu72 protein (similar to S. cerevisiae SSU72) translates to MIKDSLKICTVCASNNNRSMESHKQLADAGYDVHSFGTGSAVRLPGPSIDKPNVYNFGTPYEKIYQDLLKQNARKLYESNGVLHMLERNKSVKTAPEKWQENAYAGKFDLVITCEERCFDSVLEDLMFRMYNTNSQQDLKSVVHVINVEIKDDNENAIIGGKGILKLVNMIHDFKRKQEEKKDDIEDESEVILEDQMMSILTEWQRDHAHLQTLYGVSYY, encoded by the coding sequence ATGATCAAGGATAGTCTCAAAATATGTACAGTATGTgcatcaaacaacaatagaTCAATGGAGTCACATAAGCAGTTGGCAGATGCTGGTTACGATGTCCATTCATTTGGTACAGGTTCTGCAGTGAGATTACCTGGtccatcaattgataaaccCAATGTTTACAACTTCGGTACACCCTATGAAAAAATTTACCAGGATCTACTAAAACAAAATGCAAGGAAATTGTATGAACTGAATGGAGTTTTGCACATGTTGGAGAGAAATAAGAGTGTAAAGACTGCGCCAGAAAAGTGGCAAGAAAATGCTTATGCAGgtaaatttgatttggtgaTTACATGTGAAGAAAGATGTTTTGATAGTGTGCTTGAGGATCTAATGTTTAGAATGTATAATACCAATTCACAACaggatttgaaatcagtTGTACATGTGataaatgttgaaattaaggatgataatgaaaatgCCATTATTGGTGGTAAAGGGatcttgaaattggttAATATGATACACGATTTTAAGagaaaacaagaagaaaagaaggatgaCATTGAAGATGAGCTGGAGGTAATATTAGAAGATCAAATGATGAGCATTTTAACGGAGTGGCAGAGAGATCATGCACATTTACAAACCTTGTATGGTGTGTCGTATTACTGA
- a CDS encoding Ifr2 zinc-binding dehydrogenase, which translates to MKAAVISGSKDPLFEVKDVPVPEISDHEILIKAKSFAVNPTDWKHVEFQFGKQGDILGSDVSGIVEKVGAKVDNFKVGDYVSSFIVGNVSPKNGAWAEYVAANPLGTVKYPKLVEDPTKTESGPIKTFEGAASTTLGLVTVGYSFAYSLKIPENFIEGDFILVWGGATATGILAIQLAKLIYGLRVVATASPKNHEYLKSLGAEYVFDYNDDQVINKIKEVVGGSLKFGFDTIGSPETFQKTYDATANSEGTIFLDSTLFQDGTNIKLNESRDNYKIHWGHTLAYLAITKTKFFGKDLYQPDDLLKDYEPWWTEVLPKYIDKVKHANLKILSPGLQSAGEALKLSKEGVSNVKVVFDT; encoded by the coding sequence ATGAAAGCAGCAGTAATCAGTGGATCCAAAGACCCTCTCTTTGAAGTTAAAGACGTACCAGTTCCAGAAATATCTGACCATGAGATCCTCATCAAAGCCAAGTCATTTGCCGTTAATCCAACCGATTGGAAACATGTTgagtttcaatttggtaaacAAGGAGATATATTAGGTAGTGATGTTAgtggaattgttgaaaaagttggtgCTAAagttgacaatttcaaagttggtGATTACGTCAGTTCGTTTATTGTTGGTAATGTCTCACCCAAGAATGGAGCTTGGGCTGAATATGTTGCTGCTAATCCATTGGGAACTGTCAAATATCCAAAGTTGGTAGAAGATCCTACAAAGACTGAATCAGGTCCAATCAAGACTTTTGAAGGAGCAGCTAGTACTACTTTAGGTTTAGTTACAGTTGGTTATTCGTTTGCTTATTCATTAAAGATTCctgaaaatttcattgaaGGAGATTTCATTTTAGTTTGGGGCGGTGCCACTGCCACTGGTATATTGGCTATtcaattggcaaaattgatttatggTTTAAGAGTAGTTGCCACTGCATCCCCCAAAAACCACGAATACCTTAAATCTTTAGGTGCTGAATATGTCTTTGATTATAATGATGATCAAGTTATTAACAAGAttaaagaagttgttggagggtcattgaaatttggatttgatacAATTGGATCTCCtgaaacttttcaaaaaacttATGATGCAACTGCCAACTCCGAAGGTAcaatttttcttgattCAACCTTGTTCCAAGACGGcaccaatatcaaattgaatgaatctAGAGATAATTACAAGATTCATTGGGGTCATACTTTGGCTTATCTTGCAATTACAAAGACCAAGTTTTTCGGTAAGGATTTATACCAACCCGACgatttattgaaagattATGAACCTTGGTGGACTGAAGTTTTACCTAAATACATTGATAAAGTGAAACAtgccaatttgaaaattttgtccCCTGGTTTACAAAGTGCAGGTGAAGCTTTGAAGTTGTCTAAAGAGGGTGTTTCTAATGTTAAAGTTGTATTTGATACATAG
- a CDS encoding Smc5 protein (protein similar to S. cerevisiae Smc5p, which is involved in DNA repair): MIIGPNGSGKSTLVAAICIGLAGKIDLIKRKNLKSMIKTGHDRAVVEITMENFPGKPPLVIKRDFSAKDSVWTINNKRSTESAVRELRRKFNIQLDNLCHFLPQERVAEFAGLSPEKLLLETERTLKDGHLLTLHEDLIEKDTRSQDYQIEIEKLRKRLDHLCSQRSKLEEEVQKLQEYDRKAKEIETHRTLLPYARYNDLRNKRAELKDQYDQAKDRYTSFDKNFDPLRKNVSYLERDIESQRRKLQDATKDRDSVLKKIDEYKRKLMKAQDGISDSLASLKSYSAKSESKKRELEEVRRELINLNDQLETMERVDKDQLQVLNIKYADTRAKLRETEEKLRDENNQTSDLRSDLNNLTRNMQREESKLQGNDKLELLLSAAQGKSYRLRDESFKAHRKLRNATDLDLVYFEAPIISCNVTDKSIAPAMEKIIDNNTLFAFTTKNREGYDKLSKFSKETRLNIPLRMVENNELPRPRYTKQELRSFGFDGYLSDFLTGPKEVLSMLYNTSKIHTIPVTKDQLSPQQVDRLTKSSDAPFKKFVAGDTLFNIRTSKYGSKQVYYESEKFGKSQFFAVSGISEQDKQRINSNVQRFNREISEKRKAYQNHKVQIEQYTSDIRTIRYEMSEIKNEQQKIQQMMTAVTNLEAKISSKKEKEHKLEEDSNKDYSRKINHYEHKVAEQYRELAQTSMEMSQQHTTLSDVQIKCKFEELKLTILRNKLASAISLIESLESIKEELANDVKRYKKQYDEIKTSPEYKEYKEKHDSLTEQERLQISEFAKPYLESDTFSEHTIKTKIQHLEDELSVMSVGDQGSVTSLRQIVQEIELAETDLPKHESDKRDLDERIKTISAEWGRDLTKFVNKISLAFSKRFSKVASEGRVELSKADRFKDWKLQILVKFRQESELKVLDNQSQSGGERAVSTIFYIMSLQGLTDAPFRIVDEINQGMDPKNEQMAHRYLVHTACQNNKSQYFLVTPKLLTGLYYHPDMVVHCIFTGPMIEENNDQRETSFLDYVNRLVPV, encoded by the coding sequence ATGATTATTGGCCCCAATGGTAGCGGTAAATCAACCTTGGTTGCAGCTATATGTATTGGGCTTGCTGGGAAGATTGATTTAATCAAACGGAAGAACTTGAAATCTATGATTAAAACAGGGCACGATAGAGCCGTTGTCGAGATCACGATGGAAAATTTTCCTGGTAAACCACCCCTTGTGATAAAGAGAGACTTTTCCGCAAAGGACTCGGTGTGGACTATTAATAATAAAAGGAGCACCGAAAGCGCAGTTCGAGAATTGAGGCGCAAGTTCAATATACAATTAGATAATCTTTGTCACTTTTTGCCGCAAGAAAGAGTTGCAGAATTTGCTGGGTTGTCTCCTGAAAAGTTATTGTTGGAAACTGAAAGGACTTTGAAGGATGGTCACTTACTCACATTGCACgaagatttgattgaaaaagataCCCGAAGTCAAGACTATCAGatcgaaattgaaaaactaAGGAAAAGGTTAGATCATTTGTGCTCCCAGAGATccaaattggaagaagaggtACAAAAGTTGCAAGAATATGACAGAAAAGCtaaggaaattgaaactcATAGGACTTTGTTGCCTTATGCAAGATACAATGACTTAAGGAATAAGCGTGCAGAATTGAAAGATCAATATGATCAGGCTAAGGACAGATACACATCTTTTGATAAGAACTTTGATCCACTAAGGAAGAACGTATCATATCTCGAACGTGATATCGAATCACAAAGAAGGAAACTTCAGGATGCAACAAAAGACAGAGACAGcgtgttgaagaaaatcGATGAGTACAAACGCAAGCTAATGAAAGCACAGGATGGAATCTCTGATCTGCTTGCCTCTTTGAAATCTTATAGTGCTAAATCTGAGCTGAAGAAACGTGAATTAGAGGAAGTGAGAAGagaattgataaatttaaaTGATCAACTTGAGACTATGGAAAGGGTCGATAAAGATCAATTGCAAGTTCTCAATATCAAGTATGCCGATACAAGAGCCAAACTACGTGAAACGGAGGAGAAACTCCGAGATGAAAACAATCAGACAAGTGATTTGCGATCAGACTTGAATAATTTGACACGAAACATGCAACGTGAGGAATCAAAATTGCAAGGAAATGATAAATTAGAGTTGTTATTGTCGGCGGCTCAAGGGAAAAGCTACCGACTTCGGGATGAATCTTTTAAAGCACATCGCAAGCTCCGTAATGCAACCGATCTTGATTTGGTTTACTTTGAGGCTCCAATAATTTCATGTAATGTTActgataaatcaattgcacCAGCCATGGAAAAAATTATAGATAATAATACCTTGTTTGcatttacaacaaaaaatcGGGAAGGGTATGATAAGCTAAGCAAGTTTTCCAAAGAAACGAGATTGAATATTCCACTCAGAATGGTTGAAAATAACGAATTGCCTAGACCACGTTATACAAAACAAGAGCTTAGATCGTTTGGATTTGACGGTTACTTGTCAGATTTTCTAACTGGTCCAAAGGAAGTACTCAGTATGCTTTACAACACTTCAAAGATCCACACTATACCAGTTacaaaagatcaattgagtCCACAGCAAGTTGATAGGttgacaaaatcatcaGATGCTcctttcaaaaaatttgttgcagGTGATACCTTGTTCAACATTCGTACTTCAAAGTATGGTTCTAAGCAAGTTTACTACGAAtctgaaaaatttggaaagtCCCAGTTTTTTGCCGTGTCAGGCATTTCGGAGCAAGACAAACAAAGAATCAATAGTAATGTACAGAGGTTCAATCGAGAAATTTcagaaaagagaaaagcTTATCAGAATCATAAAGTACAGATCGAACAATACACCTCAGATATTCGTACAATTCGTTATGAAATGTCTGAAATCAAGAATGAACAGCagaaaattcaacaaatgatGACTGCGGTTACAAACTTGGAGGCTAAAATTAGttcaaagaaggaaaaggagCACAAGTTGGAGGAAGATTCAAACAAAGATTACTCGCGTAAGATTAACCACTATGAGCACAAGGTTGCTGAACAATATAGAGAGTTGGCTCAAACGTCAATGGAAATGAGTCAACAACACACAACGCTTTCTGATGTTCAGATAAAGTGTAAGTTCGAGGAACTCAAGTTGACAATTTTGCGTAACAAATTGGCATCTGCTATTAGCTTGATTGAATCACTTGAACTGATAAAAGAGGAGTTAGCAAATGACGTTAAAAGATACAAGAAACAGTATGATGAAATAAAAACCTCCCCCGAATACAAAGAGTATAAGGAGAAGCATGACTCACTAACTGAACAAGAGAGATTGCAGATTTCCGAATTCGCAAAACCATATCTTGAGAGTGACACTTTCTCCGAGCACACCATAAAAACCAAGATTCAGCACTTGGAAGATGAATTGTCAGTTATGTCTGTTGGTGATCAAGGGTCCGTTACATCTTTACgtcaaattgttcaagaaattgaacttgCAGAAACCGATTTGCCTAAACATGAATCTGATAAACGTGATTTAGATGAACGTATCAAGACTATTTCAGCTGAATGGGGTCGTGATTTGACAAAGTTTGTCAACAAGATTTCATTGGCATTTAGTAAacgattttcaaaagttgctAGTGAAGGAAGAGTTGAATTGTCAAAAGCTGATCGATTTAAGGATTggaaattgcaaattttgGTTAAATTTAGACAAGAATCGGAATTGAAAGTGTTGGACAATCAATCGCAATCTGGTGGTGAACGTGCTGTTTCTACTATATTCTACATCATGTCATTACAAGGATTAACTGATGCTCCATTCAGGatagttgatgaaattaatcAAGGTATGGATCCTAAAAATGAACAAATGGCACATAGATATCTTGTTCACACCGCGTGTCAGAACAACAAGTCTCAATATTTCTTGGTTACTCCGAAATTATTGACGGGATTGTATTACCACCCAGATATGGTTGTTCATTGTATCTTTACTGGTCCAATGATTGAAGAGAATAATGATCAACGTGAGACTAGCTTTTTGGATTACGTTAATAGACTAGTTCCTGTTTAA
- a CDS encoding transcription factor has protein sequence MKTCYYKLLEVSSTASDSELKKAYRRKALQLHPDKNPGNVEDANHKFSLVSAAYEVLSDPQERAWYDSHKSSILNDEDVVDDGVSHIPSISSDEILRYFNPSMYSTIDDTISGFYSIVSRIFERLAREEIQHGRYQNIDEYYKYKDDDNNVYTIDSSYLKYPLFGNSHADYLSIKQFYQIWSNFTTCKSFNWKYEYRYSTAQDRRTRRLMERENKKISDEARKEYNETVRKFVGFIKKRDPRVKLAQDEFNKQQRKKQMEEMQQQIRHQKLMKQKQKLNGDQVYQEQSWQKLDEEEVAELEQMLAEEYDLDDVVVGTGEAEDFSTDSEFASDDEEDFDDENGAVEEVHEFECIVCDRILKNEQQFKIHEESKKHKKAVRQMKWEMKQEGIDLGIDEEDDDDAFETAESDFNEGSVDTELSHGIQDNEIDALDGTKVANDFTGEADIEKEKTNGSLKENRESNGKSIDSSDVSRLDDEKSNSAKSPSPAPPKLTDEEIEKNKLEAELAKLLNQSKLDDSDDDWDTGSKKNKKKKKKTSAKTKLSSTSSPQPEQSQKGTSNEETTSIASSSGEKCVVCGQSFDSRNQLFQHVKQENHAVAPSSTSKSKKKKSKRK, from the coding sequence ATGAAAACATGCTACTATAAACTACTAGaagtttcatcaactgcATCAGATTCtgagttgaaaaaggcCTATAGAAGAAAAGCTCTACAACTACATCCTGATAAGAATCCAGGTAATGTTGAAGACGCCAACCACAAATTTTCCCTCGTATCAGCAGCTTATGAAGTTCTTAGTGATCCCCAAGAACGTGCATGGTACGACTCGCATAAACTGAGTatattgaatgatgaagatgttgttgatgatggtgtATCTCATATCCCTTCGATTTCcagtgatgaaattttaCGATACTTCAACCCTAGCAtgtattcaacaattgatgatacgATTCTGGGGTTCTATTCTATTGTTAGTCGGATATTTGAACGATTGGCTCGGGAAGAGATCCAACATGGTAGGtatcaaaacattgatGAATACTACAAGTAcaaagatgatgataataaCGTCTACACTATTGATTCAAGttatttgaaatatccATTATTTGGCAATAGTCATGCCGACTACTTATCCATTAAGCAATTCTATCAAATTTGGTCCAATTTCACCACTTGTAAACTGTTTAATTGGAAATATGAATATCGTTATTCAACAGCTCAAGATCGACGTACAAGAAGATTAATGGAACgggaaaacaaaaaaattagcGATGAGGCTCGTAAGGAGTATAACGAAACGGTAAGgaaatttgttggatttatcaaaaaacGAGATCCACGAGTTAAATTAGCTCAAGATGAATTTAATAAACAACAACGTAAGAAACAAATGGAAgaaatgcaacaacaaattcgTCATcagaagttgatgaaacaaaaacagaaattgaatggaGATCAAGTATATCAAGAACAAAGCTGGCAGAAGTTggatgaggaagaagtGGCTGAATTAGAGCAAATGTTGGCAGAAGAGTATGATCTTGATGACGTAGTGGTGGGGACAGGTGAAGCAGAGGATTTCAGTACGGATTCAGAATTCGccagtgatgatgaagaagatttcGACGATGAGAATGGTGCAGTCGAAGAAGTTCATGAGTTTGAATGTATTGTTTGTGATcgaattttgaaaaatgaacAACAGTTTAAAATTCATGAAGAAAGTAAAAAACACAAGAAAGCGGTTCGGCAGATGAAATGGGAGATGAAACAAGAAGGTATTGATTTGGGTAttgatgaggaagatgacgatgatgcATTTGAAACTGCTGAAAGTGATTTTAATGAAGGGAGTGTTGATACTGAATTAAGTCACGGCATCCAAgacaatgaaattgatgctCTCGATGGCACCAAAGTAGCAAATGATTTTACGGGAGAAGctgatattgaaaaggagAAGACTAATGGATCGCTCAAGGAGAATCGAGAAAGTAATGGCAAATCCATTGATCTGCTGGATGTAAGCAGacttgatgatgagaaatCTAACAGTGCAAAATCCCCATCACCTGCACCTCCCAAACTAACCGatgaggaaattgaaaagaacaaaCTAGAAGCTGAATTGGCAAAACTCCTCAAccaatcaaaattggatgattCTGATGACGATTGGGATACCGGTAGTAAAAAGaataagaaaaagaagaagaaaacatCAGCAAAGACGAAGCTTagttcaacatcatcacctCAGCCTGAACAATCACAGAAGGGGACATCGAATGAGGAGACGACATCTATTGCCTCTTCTAGTGGTGAAAAATGTGTTGTTTGTGGACAGTCGTTTGATTCACGAAATCAATTATTTCAACATgtcaaacaagaaaatcatGCTGTTGCTCCATCTTCTACATCAAAAtcgaaaaagaagaaatccAAACGTAAATAA